In one Lycium barbarum isolate Lr01 chromosome 7, ASM1917538v2, whole genome shotgun sequence genomic region, the following are encoded:
- the LOC132604069 gene encoding cytochrome P450 81Q32-like — MEISYYILIFTFLYLLKNHFYRKFKNLPPSPFISFPIIGHLYLFKKPLHKTLAKISAKHGPLLFLRFGSRPVLLVSSPSLAEECFTKNDVVFANRPRLLAGKHLGYNYATLVWASYGQHWRNLRRIATLEILSTLRVQMFADIRRDEVRTLIRRLVRGKTSVGDSNTNVVDMKEAFFEMTLNILMMMIAGKQYYGDSGDKLEESRRFKEIVTETFQLSGATNIGDFVPMLNWIGVNKLEDKLKLLTEKRDKFMQDLIEEHKNSRKGSSVEQRNNTMIDVLLSLQDSEPEYYTDEVIRGMAIVMLTAGTDTTAGTLEWALSLLLNNPKTLKKAQNEIDTHIGESSRLLDDSDLAELPYLHGIINETLRMCPAAPILVPHESSDECVVGGFRVPRGTMLLVNLWAIQNDAKLWEDPNEFKPERFIDFKGQRDGFRLIPFGYGRRGCPGENLAMHVAGLALGSLIQCFELERVSEELVDMTGGPGLTMPKAIPLLAKCRPRQNIVNLLAHL, encoded by the coding sequence ATGGAAATTTCATACTACATCCTCATCTTCACTTTCCTTTACTTGCTAAAGAACCATTTCTACAGAAAATTCAAAAATCTCCCACCAAGTCCCTTTATCTCTTTTCCCATAATAGGCCATTTGTATCTGTTCAAGAAACCACTTCATAAAACATTAGCCAAGATCTCAGCAAAACATGGTCCTTTGCTTTTCCTCCGATTTGGATCGCGTCCTGTCCTGCTTGTCTCTTCCCCTTCTCTTGCAGAGGAATGTTTCACCAAAAACGACGTCGTTTTTGCCAACCGTCCAAGGTTGCTTGCTGGAAAACATCTTGGTTACAATTATGCCACCCTTGTTTGGGCTTCATACGGCCAACACTGGCGCAACCTAAGACGGATTGCTACTCTTGAAATCTTGTCCACTCTGAGAGTTCAAATGTTTGCTGATATCCGTAGAGATGAGGTTCGCACTTTGATCCGACGACTTGTAAGGGGCAAAACCAGTGTTGGAGATTCTAACACGAACGTGGTGGATATGAAAGAGGCTTTCTTTGAGATGACATTGAACATCTTGATGATGATGATTGCTGGGAAGCAGTACTATGGTGATTCTGGTGATAAATTGGAGGAATCTAGGAGGTTTAAAGAGATTGTGACAGAAACTTTCCAATTGAGTGGTGCAACAAATATAGGAGATTTTGTGCCAATGCTTAACTGGATTGGAGTAAACAAACTTGAAGATAAGTTGAAGTTACTGACCGAGAAGAGGGACAAATTCATGCAAGATTTGATTGAAGAGCACAAGAACAGCAGAAAGGGATCTTCTGTTGAGCAAAGGAACAATACCATGATTGATGTTCTTCTATCACTCCAAGATTCAGAACCTGAGTATTACACAGATGAAGTGATAAGGGGCATGGCAATAGTCATGTTAACAGCAGGGACTGATACTACAGCTGGCACATTGGAATGGGCATTATCACTTCTTCTAAACAATCCCAAGACCCTAAAGAAAGCTCAAAACGAAATCGACACTCACATTGGAGAGTCATCAAGATTACTTGATGATTCAGACCTTGCTGAACTCCCTTATCTCCATGGAATCATAAACGAAACTCTCCGAATGTGCCCAGCTGCTCCGATTCTTGTGCCACACGAGTCCTCGGATGAGTGTGTCGTTGGAGGTTTCCGTGTCCCAAGAGGTACAATGTTACTAGTGAATTTGTGGGCAATACAAAATGATGCTAAGTTGTGGGAAGATCCAAATGAATTCAAGCCTGAAAGGTTCATCGATTTTAAAGGGCAACGAGATGGGTTCAGGCTAATACCATTTGGATATGGCAGGAGAGGATGTCCAGGGGAGAATTTGGCAATGCATGTGGCTGGTTTGGCATTAGGATCACTTATTCAGTGCTTTGAATTGGAGAGAGTAAGTGAAGAGCTGGTTGACATGACTGGAGGACCTGGACTCACTATGCCTAAGGCTATACCATTGCTAGCAAAATGTAGGCCACGCCAAAATATTGTCAACCTTCTTGCTCATTTGTAA
- the LOC132604072 gene encoding uncharacterized protein LOC132604072: MASLFQKFQEAVKVLAKSPTFAKDPRSLQFEADVNRLFLYTSYKRLGKDAVEADAEEIIDMAGKASLADQQKQVQENVHSQVTNFCKYMDHILQPDLVVKDKQDTSSSENNSSTRRSGLSLAIGRTAPLKVHGAIPETKPLKRTEVTQNLKDLMGYTLEVKPSQIPHEDAGQGLFLHGEADVGAVLAFYPGVIYSPAYYRYIPGYPRVDAQNSYLITRYDGTVINAQPWGAGGESREIWDGSSLPEPKHNMQDDGKGSERIWKMLSKPLDGTRLGGNHEVLERRNPLAFAHFANHPAKDMVPNVMVCPYDFPISEKHMRAYIPNISFGNGEEANMKRFGTFWFKWKSGKNGSDVPALKTLVLVATRAISNEEILLNYRLSNSKRRPSWYTPVDEEEDRRRWS; this comes from the exons ATGGCCTCCCTTTTTCAGAAATTTCAAGAG GCTGTCAAAGTTCTTGCTAAAAGCCCAACATTTGCTAAAGATCCAAGGAGTCTTCAGTTTGAAGCTGATGTAAACCGCCTCTTCCTTTACACTAG TTACAAACGTTTGGGAAAGGATGCCGTTGAAGCTGATGCAGAGGAGATCATTGACATGGCTGGCAAGGCCTCCTTAGCTGATCAACAGAAGCAGGTCCAAGAAAATGTGCATTCCCAGGTTACAAACTTTTGCAAGTACATGGATCACATATTACAACCTGATCTTGTGGTCAAGGACAAGCAGGACACGTCATCTTCCGAAAATAATTCTTCTACTCGTCGCAGTGGGCTCAGTCTTGCTATTGGTAGGACTGCTCCATTAAAAGTCCATGGAG CTATACCTGAAACCAAGCCATTGAAGCGCACAGAGGTTACACAGAATTTAAAGGATCTTATGGGCTATACTCTCGAGGTCAAACCGTCTCAAATTCCACATGAGGATGCTGGGCAAGGTTTATTCTTACATGGTGAAGCTGATGTTGGTGCTGTGTTAGCATTCTATCCTGGTGTAATCTACTCCCCTGCATACTACCGATATATTCCTGGATATCCAAGAGTTGACGCCCAAAATTCGTATTTGATCACCCGGTATGATGGAACTGTGATAAATGCACAGCCCTGGGGTGCTGGTGGTGAATCTCGTGAAATATGGGATGGGTCGTCTCTTCCTGAACCCAAGCACAACATGCAAGATGATGGAAAGGGTTCTGAGCGAATTTGGAAAATGCTCAGTAAGCCATTGGATGGAACACGTCTAGGAGGCAACCATGAAGTGCTGGAAAGGAGAAACCCTCTAGCCTTTGCGCACTTTGCCAACCACCCAGCAAAGGACATGGTCCCAAATGTAATGGTATGCCCTTATGACTTTCCTATCTCAGAGAAGCACATGAGAGCCTATATACCAAATATTTCATTTGGAAATGGTGAAGAAGCTAACATGAAGAGGTTTGGCACCTTTTGGTTCAAATGGAAGTCCGGCAAGAATGGATCAGATGTCCCTGCTTTGAAAACGCTTGTTCTTGTGGCAACTAGAGCAATTAGTAATGAAGAAATTCTCCTGAACTACAGATTGAGCAACTCAAAGCGAAGACCATCATGGTACACCCCAGTAGATGAGGAAGAAGATCGAAGGAGGTGGAGCTAA
- the LOC132602530 gene encoding E3 ubiquitin-protein ligase APD2 has translation MCPLQQALSGTSYVEISFIIRFVFYLGVLGVLVIIICLILKSLGACDDESYLEETPVSREITETDPIFPQKEVRSTYGTYEEEGNSGRSSSSEDLYDCKICVICYDNPRNCFFVPCGHCVTCQECAQRIMHVESRVCPVCRRPIHKVRKLIIP, from the exons ATGTGTCCACTGCAGCAAGCCCTGTCTGGAACGTCGTACGTTGAGATATCTTTCATCATCCGTTTTGTCTTTTATCTTGGAGTTTTAG GAGTATTAGTAATAATCATTTGCCTTATACTGAAATCTTTGGGGGCTTGTGATGATGAGAGTTATCTAGAAGAAACACCTGTATCAAGAGAAATAACCGAGACCGATCCCATTTTTCCACAGAAGGAAGTAAGATCAACTTATGGAACATATGAAGAAGAGGGAAATTCTGGCAGATCAAGCTCTTCAGAGGATTTATATGATTGCAAAATATGTGTTATTTGCTATGACAATCCAAGAAACTGCTTTTTTGTTCCTTGTGGTCATTGTGTAACTTGTCAAGAATGTGCTCAGAG GATCATGCATGTTGAAAGTAGGGTGTGCCCAGTGTGCAGAAGGCCAATTCATAAAGTTAGAAAGCTTATCATTCCTTAA